In Neospora caninum Liverpool complete genome, chromosome Ib, one DNA window encodes the following:
- a CDS encoding 50s ribosomal protein L28, related — protein sequence MQRRRSERFCVCFVTNILLALSVWPSQAPAFTLSHWSPAAFCPPAQPAFCGGKAAGPAAPVLASGRQLGSISTGHATDFWRHGSHTALALGSRRHLQVIRRKKKYRTAGTSTVRRHYGIKGRGGGKLRLGKNTGVPLKALECPARRCMLLGKMDNTKANNRSHSRVATHKVQRLNLHWKRLWWPEAGYYVRLRLSVKGIRTIKKYGLQRAADKFGLNLKKKKYYAGYSHRRMISRLSLTGGTASHIANEVADPLPGWTEASTAAGFDAAEV from the exons ATGCAACGACGCAGGAGCGAACGCTTTTGCGTTTGCTTCGTGACCAACattcttctcgccctgtcCGTCTGGCCGTCACAAGCCCCTGCCTTCACGCTGTCGCACTGGTCCCCTGCAGCTTTTTGTCCTCCTGCCCAGCCAGCCTTCTGCGGTGGCAAGGCCGCCGGTCCCGCAGCCCCTGTGCTTGCCAGCGGTCGTCAACTTGGCAGTATATCCACCG GCCACGCAACTGACTTTTGGCGGCATGGATCGCATACCGCGTTAGCCCTCGGCTCACGGCGCCACCTTCAAGTGATACGG agaaagaaaaaataTCGAACAGCAGGCACTTCAACGGTCCGGAGACACTACGGCATCAAAGGCAGGGGAGGTGGCAAGCTTCGCCTTGGCAAAAACACAGGAGTCCCTCTCAAGGCTCTGGAATGCCCTGCTCGCAG GTGCATGCTACTCGGAAAAATGGACAATACAAAGGCGAATAATCGAAGTCATTCAAGAGTTGCAACGCACAAAGTACAACGGTTGAACTTGCACTGGAAGAGACTATGGTGGCCTGAAGCTGGATATTATGTCAGGTTGCGGCTATCTGTGAAGGGAATTCGGACCATAAAAAAGTACGGTCTGCAACGAGCAGCGGACAAGTTTGGCCTGAACTTAAAAAAAAAGAAGTACTACGCTGGGTATAGCCACAG ACGTATGATCAGTAGACTCTCTCTAACAGGCGGCACTGCCAGCCACATTGCCAATGAGGTCGCTGATCCTCTTCCTGGTTGGACAGAGGCGAGCACGGCTGCTGGGTTCGACGCGGCGGAGGTATAG
- a CDS encoding tryptophan-rich antigen (Pv-fam-a), related codes for MKLFSELVLAGLSFFAALNLAGTSAARAELPEIAVREDNDFLSVPDAPATSSMAKQPMDLRQPPTSQAPPHPQAARANNSASESFGTAAGRVTTSAPRSTNGFTAEPVNTVEAEEEPKPAGAKGPEIKPAGGKAEATEPVVGKEEARKKSAVGEKEEEKKSAVGKKEEEEEPAVGNQEEAETKPAVGNQEEEKPGVRKEEGEKKPGVRKEEEETPGVRKEEEEKPGVRKEEEKKKPAVREEEEKKKPAVREEEETKPAVGNQEEEKPGVRKEEEEEKPGVRKEEEEEKPGVREEEKKKPGVRKEEEEKKPAVRKEEEEKKPAVGTEEADKKPAVGEREEKKKPALGKKEKKRRKPAVGKREEKKKKPALGKREDEKEPAVGKREDEKEPAVGKKEDEKEPAVGKKEDEKEPAVGKKEDEKEPAVGKKEDEKEPAVGKKEDEKEPAVGKKEDEKEPAVGKEEKPAVGKEKPCAGDVDSEMSFVDRIEQVVQAVLEKLLMDTTGLPAAEVTEARLLVADLKAVVDAAEEVRVYGEGFLNASVAMLKAAKRLRAADEQPSLSKDEVVFVVRHFLITQVYMEDRSSLFLEVLEHLADLLATDQIKTVFAEVEEGISCSEGVARVAEELVPLVNKARERRYDDLFTVTSWFMNRMEHFKY; via the coding sequence ATGAAGCTCTTCTCGGAGCTGGTGCTCGCAGgcctctcgttttttgcTGCCCTCAATCTCGCGGGCACGAGCGCCGCACGTGCGGAACTACCGGAGATCGCTGTGCGTGAAGACAATGATTTTCTCTCAGTACCTGATGCACCCGCCACTTCATCCATGGCCAAACAACCCATGGATCTCCGTCAGCCACCGACCAGTCAGGCCCCGCCTCACCCGCAGGCTGCCAGGGCAAACAATTCCGCATCCGAAAGTTTTGGGACAGCTGCGGGAAGAGTCACCACGTCCGCTCCCAGGAGCACGAACGGTTTTACCGCAGAACCGGTGAATACAgtcgaggcggaggaggagCCAAAACCTGCTGGCGCAAAGGGACCTGAGATCAAACCTGCggggggaaaggcagaggcgacggagccTGTTgtggggaaggaagaagcgcggaAGAAATCTGCTgtaggagagaaagaggaggagaagaaatcTGCTGtaggaaagaaagaagaggaggaggagccTGCTGTAGGAAATcaagaggaggcggagacgaaaccgGCTGTAGGAAAtcaagaggaggagaaaccgGGTGTACGGAAggaggagggggagaagaaaccgggTGTAcggaaggaggaggaggagacaccgggtGTAcggaaggaggaggaggagaaaccAGGTGTAcggaaggaggaggagaagaagaaaccggcTGTAcgggaggaggaggagaagaagaaaccggcTGTAcgggaggaggaggagacgaaaccgGCTGTAGGAAAtcaagaggaggagaaaccgGGTGTAcggaaggaggaggaggaggagaaaccgGGTGTAcggaaggaggaggaggaggagaaaccgGGTGTAcgggaggaggagaagaagaaaccgggTGTAcggaaggaggaggaggagaagaaaccggcTGTAcggaaggaggaggaggagaagaaaccagCAGTaggaacggaagaggcggacAAGAAGCCTGCTgtaggagagagagaggagaagaagaaaccggctttagggaagaaagagaagaagaggaggaaaccgGCTGtaggcaagagagaggagaagaagaagaaaccggctttaggcaagagagaggacgagaaggaaccgGCTGtaggcaagagagaggacgagaaggaaccgGCTGTGggcaagaaagaggacgagaaggaaccgGCTGTGggcaagaaagaggacgagaaggaaccgGCTGTaggcaagaaagaggacgagaaggaaccgGCTGTGggcaagaaagaggacgagaaggaaccgGCTGTaggcaagaaagaggacgagaaggaaccgGCTGTaggcaagaaagaggacgagaaggaaccgGCTGtaggaaaggaagagaagcctgCCGTAGGAAAGGAGAAGCCTTGTGCTGGGGACGTGGATTCGGAAATGTCGTTTGTTGACCGAATAGAGCAGGTTGTGCAGGCGGTGTTGGAGAAGCTTCTGATGGACACTACCGGGCTCCCGGCAGCGGAAGTGACAGAGGCAAGGCTTCTGGTGGCTGACTTGAAAGCCGTTGTCGACGCCGCCGAGGAGGTGCGCGTGTATGGCGAAGGATTTTTGAACGCGTCCGTTGCCATGTTAAAGGCAGCGAAACGTCTGAGAGCTGCTGATGAGCAACCGTCCCTGTCGAAGGACGAAGTTGTTTTTGTGGTTCGTCATTTCTTGATTACACAAGTGTATATGGAAGATAGATCCAGCTTGTTTCTTGAGGTCCTGGAGCACCTTGCAGACTTGCTGGCAACGGACCAAATCAAGACGGTGTTTGCAGAGGTGGAGGAGGGCATTTCGTGCAGCGAAGGGGTGGCGCGCGTTGCGGAGGAGCTCGTACCGCTCGTGAACAAGGCACGGGAACGCCGATACGATGATCTCTTTACTGTCACCTCGTGGTTCATGAACCGTATGGAGCACTTCAAATACTAA